TATTTTGTTACAAAGCTGCAAACTAAGAAAGGGTTTAGCGACTCTTTAGTAGTAAGGTTTCGATCATTTAAGGGAAATCTGTGTTATTTAAAAGTAGCACTTGACTGGTAGTAACTAGAATTGTATCCACTGAGATGTTGGAGTGCACATTTACTGTATGCAACATCTTGGTTACAAACCAGCCAGTGATATATTGAAAATGTGTGTTTTGGCTTATTTTCTGTCAGAACTCGTTCTCTTGCAAGAACAGTGGTTTGTGCGAAAAAATGTGTATACCTGCAAATCCCATCATATTATCAGAACAAAGCCTGCATAAGTCATCCTGAGACTTTGAGTCTTACCAAATACCAATCTAAGTTTGCTAATCAGTTCCGGTGGACATCGGTTTCCTGAAAATTTGTGTTATATGTATCTTTTCATATCCTCTATTCACAACAGTAGGCTCACTTTGTTGTTTATTGCACATGTGAACTATCCAGGTGGCTAAGAATTTTGTAGAATCTGCTCTTCATCACAGTAAAGATCTTGTCGTTGGAAATGGACCTCAAGGCCCTTTTGATCACCTTTTCAAGCTCAAGTGTCCGCCATACAATGTTGGCTCACAGCCAAGCTTTAAGCCAGACCAACTCTTCCTGTATGCAGTGACAGACTCTGGGATGAACAAAAAGTGGGGTCGTTCAATCAAAGAAGCTGTGCAAGCTGCCATTGAAGGTGGCGCTACCATTGTACAACTGAGGTCTGCCTATTGAAACACAATCATGATCTTGCATGTAATGCAATCCCtccattttatttttctgatGCATTTTGGGTGTTTTTGATTTCCAGAGAAAAAGATTCCGAAACAAGAGAGTTTTTGGAAGCAGCCAAAGCATGCATGGAGATTTGCAAGTCCAGTGGAGTACCACTGCTGATCAACGACCGGGTAGACATTGCCCTGGCATGCAATGCAGATGGTGTCCATGTTGGTCAATTGGACATGTCGGCACACGAAGTGCGGGAGCTCCTAGGGCCGGGTAAAATCATCGGCGTCTCGTGCAAGACCCCTGCTCAAGCCCAGCAGGCCTGGAATGATGGAGCAGACTACATTGGCTGTGGCGGTGTTTTCCCTACCTCCACGAAGGCGAACAATCCTACATTGGGGTTTGATGGCTTGAAGACAGTTTGCCTGGCATCTAAGCTGCCTGT
This genomic window from Oryza sativa Japonica Group chromosome 12, ASM3414082v1 contains:
- the LOC4351707 gene encoding probable thiamine biosynthetic bifunctional enzyme, chloroplastic isoform 2 (isoform 2 is encoded by transcript variant 2), which produces MVSTSGDTLSESSTLSVYRDELFAMADIVTPNVKEASRLLGGVSLRTVSDMRNAAESIYKFGPKHVLVKGGDMLESSDATDVFFDGKEFIELHAHRIKTHNTHGTGCTLASCIASELAKGATMLHAVQVAKNFVESALHHSKDLVVGNGPQGPFDHLFKLKCPPYNVGSQPSFKPDQLFLYAVTDSGMNKKWGRSIKEAVQAAIEGGATIVQLREKDSETREFLEAAKACMEICKSSGVPLLINDRVDIALACNADGVHVGQLDMSAHEVRELLGPGKIIGVSCKTPAQAQQAWNDGADYIGCGGVFPTSTKANNPTLGFDGLKTVCLASKLPVVAIGGINASNAGSVMELGLPNLKGVAVVSALFDRPSVVAETRNMKSILTNTSRT